From the genome of Mustelus asterias chromosome 7, sMusAst1.hap1.1, whole genome shotgun sequence, one region includes:
- the bhlhe22 gene encoding class E basic helix-loop-helix protein 22 — MERSLHLGAPQEDLFHQTLSASAKRLENTFRPAAAIELSLPEPQSPMVCYEQADPEPVPQQPGGEGGGGVRTGSAKYSEQHVTSCRESSGGDQSLDDDSDERCELLLMRQGGSERPGSLGAMAKVDGGAATKKNKEQRALRLSINARERRRMHDLNDALDELRSVIPYAHSPSVRKLSKIATLLLAKNYILMQAQALEEMRRLVAYLNQGQSLPAALPSSAAALTPSLGAYEQAAAGGYPFTASGLAVAAAAAASCPEKCAATTTLYNNVTSSLCKQCSDKP, encoded by the coding sequence ATGGAAAGGAGCCTCCACCTCGGTGCACCACAAGAGGATCTTTTCCACCAAACTCTCAGCGCCTCGGCCAAAAGGCTGGAGAACACTTTCCGCCCGGCCGCCGCGATCGAGCTCTCTCTGCCCGAGCCCCAGTCCCCCATGGTGTGCTACGAGCAGGCGGACCCCGAGCCTGTCCCCCAGCAGCcggggggagagggcggagggggggtgcggaCTGGCAGCGCCAAGTACAGCGAGCAGCATGTCACCTCCTGCCGGGAGAGCAGCGGCGGCGACCAGAGCCTGGACGATGACAGCGACGAGCGCTGCGAGCTGCTGCTGATGAGGCAGGGCGGCTCGGAGCGGCCGGGCTCGCTGGGAGCCATGGCCAAAGTGGACGGAGGAGCAGCCACCAAGAAGAACAAGGAGCAGCGAGCCCTGAGGCTCAGCATCAACGCCCGGGAGAGGAGGCGGATGCACGACTTAAACGACGCGCTGGACGAGCTGAGGTCGGTCATCCCTTACGCCCACAGCCCGTCCGTCCGCAAGCTCTCCAAAATCGCCACGCTGCTGCTGGCCAAGAACTACATCCTGATGCAGGCTCAGGCGCTGGAGGAGATGAGGAGGCTGGTGGCGTACCTCAATCAGGGCCAGAGCTTGCCGGCAGCGCTGCCCTCCTCCGCCGCCGCCCTCACCCCCAGCCTGGGAGCCTACGAGCAAGCGGCGGCCGGCGGCTACCCGTTCACGGCCAGCGGCTTGGCggtggcggcggcggcggcggccagCTGTCCGGAGAAGTGCGCCGCCACCACCACCCTTTACAACAATGTCACATCCAGTCTCTGCAAACAGTGCAGCGACAAGCCTTAA